One Candidatus Sulfurimonas baltica DNA segment encodes these proteins:
- a CDS encoding RDD family protein — MSEIRYAGFWIRFFASLLDTILLALPVAIIIYFLSDGNWFDFAQYQKNMAYAMSGNASKALSSQPQMSMKWELLFEVSVLIVTMIFWRRWRGATPGKKYLHVKIVDAKTFQDIDNKQAITRSFGYIVSTLAFLIGFLMVAFRKDKRGLHDLLAGTVVIYDYTEDI; from the coding sequence ATGAGTGAAATAAGATATGCTGGATTTTGGATTCGTTTTTTTGCATCTCTACTTGATACTATTCTTTTAGCTCTTCCAGTAGCTATAATTATCTATTTTTTAAGTGATGGAAACTGGTTTGACTTTGCACAATATCAAAAAAACATGGCTTATGCGATGAGTGGAAATGCAAGCAAAGCTCTATCGTCACAACCACAAATGTCAATGAAGTGGGAACTTCTTTTTGAAGTTTCAGTCTTAATAGTGACTATGATTTTTTGGAGAAGATGGAGAGGAGCAACTCCTGGTAAAAAATATCTACATGTAAAGATTGTAGATGCTAAAACTTTTCAAGACATTGACAATAAACAGGCAATAACCCGCTCATTTGGCTATATAGTCTCTACTTTAGCTTTTCTCATCGGTTTTTTAATGGTTGCATTTAGAAAAGATAAAAGAGGACTTCATGACCTTTTAGCTGGAACTGTAGTCATTTATGACTACACAGAAGATATCTAG
- a CDS encoding O-acetylhomoserine aminocarboxypropyltransferase/cysteine synthase family protein produces the protein MDLQTKALHAGYEKDSQGTMAVPIYMTTAYEFRDVEHAANLFALKELGNIYTRLNNPTTDVFEKRFAQLEGGEAAIATSSGMSAIFYAIANAAEAGDNIVCAKQLYGGSLTLNTHTLKRFGIEARFFDVHKPEQIETLIDDKTKVIFFESLTNPSIDVADIEAITKVANKHGILTVVDNTVATPVLCRPFEFGADITVHSASKYTTGQGLAIGGILVERKELVNKLKNNPRYAHFNEPDASYHGLVYTEVGLPPFTLRARLSLLRDLGAVVSPFNSWLFIQGIETLSLRMREHSKNALALAEFLESHVDVKKVNYPGLKSNSNYKNAQKYFEDGACSGLLSFEVDSLERATKIVNATKLYSLVVNIGDSKSIITHPASTTHQQLSNEELIACGVPQGLIRISCGLESSADLIADMKQALEA, from the coding sequence ATGGATTTACAAACAAAAGCGCTACATGCAGGTTATGAAAAAGATTCTCAGGGGACTATGGCAGTTCCTATTTATATGACTACTGCTTATGAGTTTCGTGACGTAGAACATGCTGCAAATTTGTTTGCTTTAAAAGAGTTGGGAAACATCTATACTCGCCTTAACAATCCTACTACTGATGTGTTTGAAAAAAGATTTGCCCAGCTTGAGGGTGGGGAAGCTGCTATTGCAACATCAAGCGGAATGAGCGCAATTTTTTATGCTATTGCTAACGCTGCTGAGGCTGGTGATAACATAGTGTGCGCAAAACAGCTTTATGGTGGAAGTCTAACTTTAAATACTCACACTCTTAAAAGGTTCGGTATTGAGGCTAGGTTTTTTGATGTTCATAAACCAGAGCAGATAGAGACTCTTATAGATGACAAAACAAAGGTTATATTTTTTGAGTCTTTAACAAACCCAAGTATTGATGTTGCGGATATTGAAGCTATTACAAAAGTTGCGAATAAGCATGGAATTTTAACCGTCGTGGATAATACTGTTGCAACACCTGTTTTGTGTCGTCCTTTTGAATTTGGAGCAGATATTACAGTTCACAGTGCAAGCAAATATACAACCGGTCAAGGATTGGCTATCGGTGGTATTTTAGTTGAGAGAAAAGAGTTGGTAAATAAGTTAAAAAACAACCCTCGCTATGCCCACTTTAATGAGCCGGATGCCTCTTACCACGGTTTAGTATACACAGAAGTAGGTCTGCCTCCTTTTACGCTACGTGCACGTCTTTCTCTGCTTCGTGATTTAGGTGCTGTTGTATCTCCGTTTAACTCTTGGCTATTTATTCAGGGTATAGAAACACTATCTCTTCGCATGAGAGAACACTCTAAAAATGCTCTTGCTTTAGCTGAGTTTTTAGAGTCACATGTAGATGTGAAAAAAGTTAATTACCCAGGTCTAAAAAGTAACTCAAACTATAAAAATGCTCAAAAGTATTTTGAAGATGGAGCATGTAGCGGACTTTTAAGTTTTGAGGTAGATAGCTTAGAGCGTGCAACAAAAATAGTAAACGCTACAAAACTCTATTCACTGGTTGTAAATATCGGTGATTCAAAATCAATTATAACTCACCCTGCTTCTACAACTCATCAACAGCTCTCAAATGAAGAGTTAATTGCATGTGGAGTACCTCAGGGACTTATTAGAATATCTTGCGGTTTAGAGAGTTCTGCTGATTTAATAGCAGATATGAAACAAGCATTGGAGGCTTAG
- the metX gene encoding homoserine O-acetyltransferase MetX, giving the protein MSLNLKTHTEHFTNPLYLESGRILEPYDITYETYGELNDDKSNVIVICHALTGSHHCAGIYENENKAGWWDGLIGSGKAIDTDKYFVICTNVIGSCFGSSGPMSPKVPHHEPYRYKFPVVTIKDMVKAQRILFDRLDIHRVHAIIGGSMGGMQALQFAIHYPNFATKIISMAATHATQPWAIAFNKVAQESILKDPDFKQGYYDPEVIKEQGLSGMAVGRMAGHISFLSHESMRKKFGREYKRDDGLYELFGKFQVESYLEYNGYNFTKWFDPLAYLYITKAINLFDLSRGFDSLSEAMTKVTAELHLISFRNDQLFKNFEMKELSDTLTEVGNKNHHYIDVDSDYGHDAFLVELDKFQDYVSDVLK; this is encoded by the coding sequence TTGTCACTGAATTTAAAAACACATACGGAACACTTTACTAACCCGCTCTATCTGGAGAGTGGACGTATTTTAGAGCCTTATGACATAACTTATGAGACATACGGTGAACTCAATGATGACAAAAGCAATGTTATTGTGATTTGTCATGCACTTACAGGTTCTCACCATTGTGCCGGCATTTATGAGAATGAAAACAAAGCTGGATGGTGGGATGGTCTTATCGGTTCAGGAAAAGCTATAGACACAGATAAATATTTTGTAATATGCACGAATGTCATTGGGAGCTGTTTTGGTTCATCTGGCCCTATGAGTCCTAAAGTTCCACATCACGAACCTTATCGCTATAAGTTTCCGGTTGTCACAATTAAAGACATGGTAAAAGCTCAAAGAATTCTTTTTGACAGACTAGATATTCACAGGGTACATGCAATTATTGGGGGGTCAATGGGTGGAATGCAGGCCTTACAATTTGCTATACATTATCCTAATTTTGCAACAAAAATCATCTCTATGGCGGCAACACATGCGACTCAGCCATGGGCCATAGCTTTTAATAAAGTTGCTCAAGAATCTATACTTAAAGACCCCGACTTCAAGCAGGGTTATTATGACCCTGAAGTTATAAAAGAACAAGGGCTGTCAGGTATGGCAGTTGGTCGCATGGCAGGTCATATTAGTTTTTTATCACACGAATCAATGAGAAAAAAATTTGGCAGAGAGTATAAAAGAGATGATGGTCTTTATGAGTTGTTTGGTAAGTTCCAAGTTGAATCGTACCTAGAGTATAACGGATATAATTTCACAAAATGGTTTGACCCTTTAGCATATCTATACATTACAAAAGCTATTAATCTTTTTGATTTATCTCGTGGATTTGACTCACTTAGTGAAGCCATGACAAAAGTTACTGCAGAGCTGCACCTTATCAGTTTTAGAAATGACCAGCTTTTTAAAAACTTTGAAATGAAAGAACTAAGTGATACACTTACAGAAGTTGGAAATAAAAACCACCACTATATTGATGTAGATAGTGATTATGGACACGATGCTTTCTTAGTTGAGCTTGATAAATTTCAAGATTATGTATCGGATGTACTAAAATAA
- a CDS encoding thioredoxin family protein: MKIFIITLLFITSLLGARIDEFAKEAGYMREYVSALKIAKKENKMVMLLLVADYCPWCKKFQRKTLQSSPLSTKIKQDFIPVIVDKYREKEHYPSIYSNSSIPAVFFIDPKSENSLFKSISYVNKKDFLSNINEAIAIYKEKSK; this comes from the coding sequence ATGAAAATTTTCATAATAACACTTTTATTTATCACTTCTCTTCTTGGAGCTCGCATTGATGAATTTGCTAAAGAGGCTGGATACATGAGAGAATATGTTTCCGCTCTAAAAATAGCAAAAAAAGAGAACAAAATGGTTATGCTTCTTTTGGTGGCCGATTATTGCCCGTGGTGCAAAAAATTTCAGAGAAAAACCCTGCAAAGTTCACCTCTTTCAACTAAAATAAAACAAGATTTTATCCCTGTAATTGTAGACAAATACAGAGAAAAAGAGCATTATCCGAGCATATATAGCAATTCATCGATTCCTGCTGTATTTTTTATTGACCCCAAAAGTGAAAACAGCTTATTTAAATCTATCTCTTATGTCAATAAAAAAGATTTTTTATCAAATATAAATGAAGCAATAGCCATTTATAAGGAGAAATCAAAATGA
- the xseB gene encoding exodeoxyribonuclease VII small subunit has translation MAKEKLTKETEGFTKETEGFESKLESAKQILETLMNPDITLQESVEAYEKGMSELNKAQKILEDAVIKITEIKEK, from the coding sequence ATGGCTAAAGAAAAACTTACTAAAGAAACCGAAGGTTTTACTAAAGAAACCGAAGGTTTTGAATCAAAACTAGAGAGTGCTAAACAAATTTTAGAAACACTTATGAACCCAGATATAACTTTGCAAGAGAGTGTAGAGGCTTATGAAAAAGGGATGAGTGAGCTAAATAAGGCACAGAAAATTCTCGAAGATGCAGTCATTAAGATTACAGAGATAAAAGAGAAATAG
- a CDS encoding carbon-nitrogen hydrolase family protein: MKAAVLQLSAQGMSSTKLYNYIRIAHKKGVQILLLGEYILNPFFKELQTLTISMIKEQGLHQSKILRELAVKYNMTIIAPLVVVKKQKVYKTIAKFSPSSTSYYQQQILINYTHWNEEKFFSNDIKPIAAPLVFKIDGFKFAVMSGFELHFDKMFEQISSKNIDCILLPSVSTFDSFQRWKSLILSRAFTQNCYILRANRIGEYIDKEFSWKFYGDSLLASPDGELLEHLGNKEELMIVDMSHAEVVYARRSWGFKEAINKRNSL, encoded by the coding sequence GTGAAAGCGGCTGTTTTACAACTTAGTGCTCAGGGGATGAGCTCCACAAAGCTATATAACTACATTAGAATTGCACATAAAAAAGGGGTTCAAATTTTACTTCTTGGTGAGTATATACTAAACCCATTTTTTAAAGAGCTACAAACTCTGACTATAAGTATGATAAAAGAGCAAGGGCTTCATCAAAGCAAGATTTTAAGAGAGTTGGCTGTAAAGTACAATATGACAATTATTGCACCTTTGGTAGTTGTAAAAAAACAAAAAGTTTATAAAACAATAGCAAAATTCTCTCCATCATCAACCTCTTATTATCAGCAGCAGATTCTGATTAATTATACCCATTGGAATGAAGAGAAATTTTTCAGTAATGATATAAAACCGATTGCAGCACCTCTTGTTTTTAAAATTGATGGTTTCAAATTTGCCGTTATGAGTGGATTTGAACTTCATTTTGATAAAATGTTTGAGCAAATATCTTCCAAAAATATAGACTGTATTTTACTTCCAAGCGTTTCTACTTTTGATTCATTTCAGAGGTGGAAATCACTTATTCTTTCCCGTGCTTTTACACAAAACTGCTACATATTAAGAGCAAACCGTATTGGTGAGTACATAGATAAAGAGTTCAGTTGGAAATTTTATGGAGATTCACTCCTAGCATCGCCAGATGGTGAACTTCTTGAGCATTTAGGGAACAAAGAAGAGTTGATGATAGTAGATATGAGTCATGCAGAGGTTGTTTATGCAAGGCGCTCTTGGGGATTTAAAGAGGCAATAAATAAAAGGAACTCACTATGA
- a CDS encoding HesA/MoeB/ThiF family protein — protein sequence MIKYFNRQIQLWGEETQELLQTKKIVIVGAGGLGSSLAFALGASGIGEIHIVDFDEVSLHNIHRQIAFKMGDEGKNKALINAEIIEQRCPYVKSIAHECNFDEFSKKNIEVDLIIDATDNLQTRAEIDNYAKSKNRPWVYGSVEAFHGQVCFFESSLFTDAFKITSQTPAGIAAPIVMHIASLQANLALRYLAGLSVQKDKLYYLFFNNEGELVTQKFGLPKC from the coding sequence ATGATTAAATACTTCAACCGTCAAATACAACTTTGGGGAGAAGAGACTCAAGAGTTGCTTCAAACCAAAAAAATTGTTATAGTTGGTGCAGGCGGGCTTGGAAGTTCTTTGGCTTTTGCTCTTGGTGCCAGTGGCATCGGTGAGATTCATATTGTTGATTTTGACGAAGTGAGCCTACATAATATACACCGTCAGATAGCCTTTAAAATGGGTGATGAGGGGAAGAATAAAGCACTTATTAATGCAGAAATTATTGAGCAAAGATGTCCCTATGTAAAATCTATTGCTCATGAGTGTAACTTTGATGAGTTTAGTAAAAAAAATATTGAAGTCGATTTAATCATAGATGCAACAGACAATCTTCAAACCAGAGCAGAAATTGACAATTACGCAAAAAGTAAAAACAGACCTTGGGTTTACGGGAGCGTAGAGGCTTTTCATGGACAGGTGTGCTTTTTTGAGAGCTCTCTTTTTACTGATGCCTTTAAAATAACTTCTCAAACTCCAGCTGGAATTGCTGCACCTATTGTTATGCATATTGCTTCACTTCAGGCGAACTTGGCACTTAGATATCTCGCCGGTTTGAGTGTGCAAAAAGACAAGCTTTATTATCTGTTTTTTAATAATGAGGGAGAACTTGTTACTCAAAAGTTTGGACTTCCAAAGTGCTAA
- a CDS encoding succinyldiaminopimelate transaminase, whose product MNFEPYPFEKLNNLLQEITPNKNYSPSALTIGEPQFETPEFIQKALCQSSNLLKKYPLTTGEAKLREAQRGFVLKRFCVELSDAQIIPTFGTREVLFNFPQFFLFDKEEPTIAFTNPFYQIYEGAAIASRAKTIHLDLNEENNFKPEIDEEKLSTCDLVILNFPNNPTTSTLTIDELGAWVLLALKHNFVLINDECYSEIYTEKPIPSLLEASLHVGNNTFKNILVINSISKRSSAPGLRSGFIAGDENILKEYMKYRTYIGCASPLPLQYAATAAWMDEEHVEAAREIYKENFKLAKEILGVATPDATFYIWLKVPNAIDFTKKLYREYNVKVLPGEYLGRENRSGVNPGEGFIRIALVENVEKTKDALLRIKECLS is encoded by the coding sequence ATGAATTTTGAACCATATCCATTTGAAAAACTAAACAATTTACTTCAAGAGATAACACCAAACAAAAACTATTCTCCATCTGCTTTGACCATAGGTGAGCCGCAGTTTGAAACTCCGGAATTTATACAAAAAGCTCTTTGTCAAAGCTCTAATCTGCTGAAAAAATACCCCCTTACGACAGGCGAAGCAAAACTAAGAGAAGCTCAGCGTGGATTTGTATTGAAAAGATTTTGCGTAGAGCTTAGTGATGCCCAGATAATACCGACTTTTGGAACACGCGAAGTGCTATTTAACTTTCCCCAATTTTTTCTATTTGACAAAGAAGAGCCCACTATTGCATTTACAAACCCTTTTTATCAGATTTACGAGGGTGCAGCCATAGCATCGAGAGCTAAAACAATTCACCTGGACCTAAATGAAGAGAACAATTTTAAGCCGGAGATAGATGAAGAGAAGTTATCTACATGTGATCTTGTTATTTTAAACTTTCCAAACAATCCCACAACTTCTACTCTAACCATTGATGAGCTTGGAGCGTGGGTTTTACTAGCTTTAAAACATAATTTTGTGCTTATAAATGATGAGTGCTACAGTGAAATATATACAGAAAAACCTATCCCTTCACTCCTTGAGGCATCCCTACATGTAGGGAATAATACCTTTAAAAATATTTTAGTAATCAACTCCATATCCAAGCGTTCATCTGCGCCCGGACTTCGCTCGGGATTTATTGCCGGCGATGAAAATATCTTAAAAGAGTATATGAAATACAGAACATATATTGGTTGTGCTTCCCCTCTTCCCCTTCAATATGCGGCTACAGCAGCCTGGATGGATGAAGAACATGTAGAAGCGGCGAGAGAAATCTACAAAGAAAATTTTAAACTGGCAAAAGAGATTTTAGGGGTAGCTACTCCAGATGCAACTTTTTACATATGGCTCAAAGTTCCAAACGCAATAGATTTTACAAAAAAACTCTACAGAGAGTACAACGTAAAAGTGCTCCCGGGTGAGTATCTCGGCAGAGAAAACAGAAGTGGCGTAAACCCTGGAGAAGGCTTTATTAGAATTGCTTTAGTAGAAAATGTAGAAAAAACCAAAGATGCATTGTTAAGAATCAAGGAGTGCCTATCATGA
- the murC gene encoding UDP-N-acetylmuramate--L-alanine ligase — protein sequence MKIHFIGIGGIGISGLAQYMHFKGHEVSGSDISESVITKKLSSLGIAVTVPHSASAINNQDLVIHSAIISPDNPEIVEAKAKGIEVLARREALLKILDTSKVYSVAGAHGKSTTTAILAAIMCGSAIIGAESKAFGSNVRYNADTDIMLFEADESDGSFINSNPHCAIVINAEPEHMEYYDYNYKRFYESYKTFIESAPCRVLNAEDPFLATLQDEIDASWLYPTKDITNIEFILINDEPHTRFTLKDLGNFDVWGFGKHIALDAALAILAANESMDIEEIRENLLSFKGIKKRFDIVGAEQGSVIIDDYGHHPTEIKATFESVKEYALLKGFDKITAIWQPHKYSRTIDNLEEFIKCFEGAAELIILPVWPAGEATREIDFKEKFKRYNLTMADNITRANNTITVMKDKEALKTLDKGLIIGFGAGDITYQIRGAI from the coding sequence ATGAAAATACATTTTATTGGAATCGGTGGGATCGGCATATCAGGTCTTGCACAGTACATGCATTTCAAAGGGCACGAGGTCAGTGGCTCTGACATCTCTGAGAGTGTAATTACAAAAAAACTTAGCTCACTCGGCATAGCAGTTACAGTTCCTCACTCTGCTAGTGCAATAAATAACCAGGATTTGGTTATTCACTCTGCAATTATAAGTCCTGACAATCCAGAAATTGTAGAGGCAAAAGCAAAAGGGATTGAAGTTCTTGCTCGTCGTGAAGCTTTACTTAAAATTCTTGACACATCAAAAGTATACTCCGTTGCAGGTGCTCATGGAAAGAGCACAACGACAGCAATACTAGCAGCTATAATGTGCGGTTCTGCAATTATCGGTGCAGAATCAAAAGCTTTTGGCTCAAATGTCAGATATAACGCAGATACAGATATCATGCTTTTTGAAGCTGATGAGAGTGATGGAAGTTTTATAAATTCAAATCCACACTGCGCAATTGTAATCAATGCTGAACCTGAACATATGGAGTATTATGACTACAACTACAAGCGTTTTTATGAGTCATATAAGACTTTTATAGAATCTGCTCCCTGTCGTGTACTCAACGCTGAAGACCCATTTTTGGCTACATTACAAGATGAGATAGATGCAAGCTGGCTCTACCCGACAAAAGATATTACAAATATAGAGTTTATACTTATTAATGATGAGCCGCATACAAGGTTTACACTTAAAGATTTAGGTAACTTTGATGTTTGGGGATTTGGAAAGCATATCGCTCTAGATGCGGCTTTGGCAATTCTTGCTGCAAATGAATCTATGGATATTGAAGAGATTAGAGAAAATCTACTCTCATTCAAGGGGATAAAAAAACGTTTTGATATAGTCGGAGCGGAACAAGGAAGCGTAATAATAGATGATTATGGGCACCATCCAACAGAGATAAAAGCAACCTTTGAGTCAGTTAAAGAGTATGCACTTTTAAAAGGTTTCGACAAAATAACTGCTATTTGGCAACCGCATAAATACTCTCGCACAATAGATAATCTTGAAGAGTTTATAAAGTGTTTTGAAGGGGCTGCGGAGCTTATAATTCTGCCTGTCTGGCCTGCCGGTGAAGCAACTAGAGAGATTGACTTTAAAGAGAAGTTTAAAAGATACAACCTCACTATGGCAGACAACATCACAAGAGCCAACAACACCATTACTGTCATGAAAGACAAAGAGGCGCTTAAGACTTTAGATAAAGGCCTTATTATCGGTTTTGGTGCCGGAGATATAACTTATCAAATAAGAGGTGCTATCTAG
- a CDS encoding endonuclease MutS2: MRVEKTSKIDHLINQLDLNEHINSFKQFFSRESSLYIEGDQELHYKYIKSLDTIEFKAPPKVADFFTIKGHLKKHGVLNFEQIFEIVKVVRYFRYFKSRELDGIIGEWMSKFIIDEKFNEVEKYFTHDGKFEENLDEVLFGLGARIREHKANMSGSLKRLLLSSKLSSYLIDSQVHLINDEECVLVRGGFNHVLKGAVISRSSSGGFFVSPDSILKSKEQIRYINQEREAIFYRYAKEFSGKLSELQLFIAFIDKEFTKFDNYQARVLFARSSNLQIIKSKKDSKIILDAFYHPAIHNAKPIHVDFSKNILMITGVNAGGKTMLLKSILAAAFMAKYIIPMRLNENRSHVGSFKSILAIIDDPQNVKNDISTFAGRMQEFSKIFEHKEALVGVDEIELGTDSDEAAALFKVILDDLIKRGQKVVVTTHHKRLAALMADRDDVELMAAIYDEANRVPTYEFMHGIIGKSYAFETASRYGISNNIVNEAKIVYGDNSEKLSLLIERGSQLERELKQKHKKVDEKLEELKAKELDIKAQREKLFSELQEQRDALKKSYDVAINEAKTAARAGDTKAIHRAMDKANKKLPKEKKEQDIIQQEFKVGESVKYHSKKGVIVSISSNKDAILEIEGMRVRVKTSQLRHTQIVKQKPRTDVNVNVEKRAGLKCDLHGMRADEAIEVLDKFISDALINGWDEVIIYHGIGTGKLSYAVKNFLKAHPKVKKFEDAPQYAGGFGAKIVTL; the protein is encoded by the coding sequence ATGCGAGTAGAAAAAACTTCAAAGATTGATCACCTAATCAATCAGCTCGACTTAAATGAACATATAAACTCATTTAAGCAGTTTTTCTCAAGAGAGAGCTCTCTGTACATTGAGGGTGACCAAGAACTTCACTACAAATACATAAAATCACTTGACACCATAGAGTTTAAAGCACCGCCTAAAGTAGCCGACTTTTTTACTATTAAAGGGCATCTGAAAAAACATGGTGTTTTGAATTTTGAACAGATTTTTGAGATTGTAAAAGTTGTCAGATATTTTCGTTACTTTAAAAGCCGTGAATTAGACGGTATCATCGGTGAGTGGATGAGTAAGTTTATAATTGATGAGAAGTTCAATGAAGTAGAGAAGTACTTCACTCATGATGGAAAATTTGAAGAGAACCTTGATGAAGTGCTATTTGGTTTGGGTGCGAGGATAAGAGAGCATAAGGCCAATATGAGTGGCTCTTTAAAGAGGCTACTGCTTAGTTCAAAACTATCTTCATATCTAATAGACTCACAAGTACATTTAATAAACGATGAGGAGTGTGTTTTAGTTCGTGGCGGATTTAATCATGTGCTTAAAGGTGCAGTAATTAGCAGAAGCAGTAGCGGAGGCTTTTTTGTCTCACCTGATTCTATTTTGAAATCTAAAGAGCAGATACGATATATCAACCAAGAGAGAGAAGCGATATTTTACAGATATGCAAAAGAGTTTTCCGGCAAACTTTCTGAACTTCAGCTTTTCATAGCTTTTATAGACAAAGAGTTTACAAAATTTGACAACTATCAGGCTAGAGTTTTGTTTGCCCGCTCTTCAAACCTGCAGATTATCAAGTCAAAAAAAGATTCTAAAATAATTTTAGATGCCTTTTACCACCCTGCTATCCACAATGCAAAACCCATACATGTAGACTTCTCTAAAAATATACTTATGATTACCGGCGTGAATGCCGGAGGTAAGACTATGCTTTTAAAGTCTATATTGGCGGCTGCTTTTATGGCGAAATATATAATACCGATGAGGCTCAATGAAAACAGGTCACATGTAGGAAGTTTTAAAAGTATTTTAGCAATTATAGATGACCCGCAAAATGTTAAAAATGATATCTCAACTTTTGCAGGGCGAATGCAAGAGTTTTCAAAAATATTTGAGCACAAAGAGGCTCTTGTCGGTGTAGATGAGATAGAACTCGGAACTGACAGCGACGAAGCTGCTGCCCTGTTTAAAGTAATTCTGGATGATTTGATTAAAAGGGGTCAAAAAGTTGTAGTTACTACCCATCATAAACGTTTAGCTGCTCTTATGGCTGACCGTGACGATGTAGAACTTATGGCTGCAATATATGATGAGGCTAACAGAGTTCCAACATATGAGTTTATGCATGGGATTATAGGTAAAAGTTACGCTTTTGAAACGGCGAGCAGATACGGGATCTCAAACAACATAGTCAATGAAGCAAAGATTGTTTACGGTGACAACAGCGAAAAGCTGAGCCTGCTCATTGAGAGAGGCTCACAGTTAGAGCGTGAACTAAAACAAAAGCACAAAAAAGTTGACGAGAAACTAGAAGAGTTAAAAGCAAAAGAGTTAGATATAAAAGCTCAAAGAGAAAAGCTTTTTTCTGAACTTCAAGAGCAGAGAGATGCGCTGAAAAAAAGCTACGATGTTGCAATAAATGAAGCCAAAACAGCTGCACGCGCCGGTGATACAAAGGCTATTCACAGAGCTATGGATAAGGCGAACAAGAAGCTCCCTAAAGAGAAAAAAGAACAAGACATCATTCAACAAGAGTTCAAAGTTGGAGAGAGTGTTAAATACCACAGCAAAAAAGGTGTTATAGTCTCTATAAGCAGTAATAAAGATGCCATTTTAGAGATTGAAGGGATGAGAGTTCGTGTAAAAACTTCACAACTTCGTCATACTCAAATCGTAAAACAAAAACCGCGTACAGACGTAAATGTAAACGTTGAAAAAAGAGCCGGACTAAAGTGTGACCTTCACGGAATGAGGGCAGATGAAGCAATAGAGGTTTTAGACAAATTTATTTCAGATGCACTTATAAACGGTTGGGATGAAGTTATAATCTATCACGGTATAGGTACAGGGAAACTCTCATATGCTGTTAAAAACTTTCTAAAAGCTCATCCGAAAGTTAAAAAGTTTGAAGACGCACCACAATATGCCGGCGGTTTTGGCGCCAAGATTGTTACACTTTAA